In Thermodesulfobacteriota bacterium, the following proteins share a genomic window:
- the murD gene encoding UDP-N-acetylmuramoyl-L-alanine--D-glutamate ligase: protein MELDGRKVVVVGLGKTGIETVRFLLKKGGEIRASDINHLQKLSQDVKAFMESGVRIESGGHQEETFLWADTIVLSPGVPFNIPPVKKALAKGIEVMSELELASRFIKKPIIGITGSNGKTTTSTLVARILGASGKRVFLGGNIGTPLIQIAGEDEGFDLLVLELSSFQLQGVSTFRPHIGILLNISPNHLDHHESFEEYVNAKLMLFSNQGPDDWAIYNLDDPVVETSSLNKLKSRKIPFAKTPAEGGVFFDGNCVRFMGEIYDIKGMKLPGIHNVENAMAAIASTRVLGCKPGLIEREILEFVPLPHRIEFVREVKGARFYNDSKSTSPGATLKALESFSYPIILIAGGKDKGVSYGILRDEIKRKVKLLILFGESRSRMKRELGEVVNTVLASSLDEAVELAVKNMGEGDTVLFSPGCSSFDMFSSYEERGGRFKQIVQDI, encoded by the coding sequence ATGGAATTAGATGGAAGAAAAGTAGTGGTTGTTGGTCTGGGCAAAACTGGTATTGAAACCGTCAGATTCTTGCTCAAAAAAGGCGGAGAGATAAGGGCAAGCGACATTAACCATCTGCAAAAGCTCTCCCAGGATGTAAAGGCGTTCATGGAATCTGGGGTAAGAATAGAATCCGGCGGACACCAAGAGGAAACCTTTTTGTGGGCTGACACCATAGTGCTCAGCCCGGGCGTACCATTTAATATTCCACCGGTTAAGAAAGCCTTGGCCAAGGGCATAGAGGTTATGAGCGAATTGGAGCTTGCCTCCAGGTTTATCAAGAAACCGATAATTGGAATAACCGGCTCTAACGGAAAGACCACCACTTCGACCCTCGTGGCCCGGATTCTAGGAGCATCCGGGAAAAGGGTATTTCTTGGCGGAAATATCGGCACCCCTTTAATTCAAATTGCCGGGGAGGATGAAGGATTTGACCTTCTGGTGCTCGAACTAAGCAGCTTCCAGCTTCAAGGCGTGTCCACGTTTAGACCACACATAGGAATACTCCTTAATATATCTCCTAATCATCTCGATCATCATGAGAGTTTTGAAGAGTATGTGAACGCCAAGCTCATGCTCTTTTCTAACCAGGGCCCGGATGACTGGGCAATATATAATCTTGATGACCCGGTGGTAGAGACCAGCTCTTTAAATAAATTAAAGTCCAGAAAGATTCCTTTTGCAAAAACACCTGCCGAGGGCGGGGTATTTTTTGACGGCAACTGTGTCCGGTTCATGGGTGAAATCTACGACATAAAAGGCATGAAACTTCCGGGGATTCATAACGTCGAGAATGCCATGGCTGCCATAGCATCGACCCGGGTCTTAGGGTGCAAGCCGGGGTTGATAGAGCGGGAGATATTGGAATTTGTTCCCCTTCCTCATAGGATTGAATTCGTCCGTGAGGTTAAGGGGGCAAGGTTTTACAACGATTCGAAATCAACCAGCCCTGGAGCCACACTCAAGGCACTGGAAAGTTTTTCTTACCCCATAATTCTCATAGCCGGTGGAAAGGATAAGGGGGTTAGCTATGGGATTCTCCGGGATGAAATCAAGAGAAAGGTAAAGCTACTCATACTTTTTGGTGAGTCCCGGTCGAGAATGAAAAGAGAACTGGGAGAAGTGGTTAACACTGTCCTGGCCAGTTCACTTGATGAGGCAGTAGAATTGGCGGTTAAGAACATGGGTGAAGGGGATACCGTTCTTTTTTCACCCGGTTGTTCCAGCTTCGATATGTTTAGCTCCTACGAAGAAAGAGGAGGGAGATTCAAGCAGATTGTCCAAGATATTTAA
- the ftsW gene encoding putative lipid II flippase FtsW has product MSKIFNFEGKGYDVGIIVSVVFLSAMGMLMVYSTSSIYALEQYGDPSYFLKRHAIYLLVGMFGMFILMSLDYQILRRFVYPAYIFGLIILVLVLIPGIGEEVGGARRWIDLGPGSFQPSEIAKFLLVLYLAHSITKKKDKMDSFSVGFISHLLIAGAYILLILLEPDFGMVVILFTMLFGMLFIGEVRVGYLIASGVISVILMVLAVMDQSYRMKRIISFLNPWEDPLGSGYQAVQSFVAFGLGGIVGTGLGDSTQKLFFLPQAHTDFIFSIIGEELGFIGVLSIIVAFGFLVVRSLRVALKAPDLFGCYLVFGCIMLVALQAGINMAVAVGLFPIKGLTLPFISYGGTSLVSSLGAMGIILSVSRKGLK; this is encoded by the coding sequence TTGTCCAAGATATTTAATTTTGAAGGAAAAGGTTACGACGTAGGAATAATCGTGTCGGTGGTGTTCCTCTCGGCGATGGGTATGTTGATGGTGTATAGCACCAGTTCAATATACGCGCTCGAACAATATGGAGACCCCAGCTATTTCCTGAAACGCCACGCCATATATCTTCTCGTCGGCATGTTCGGCATGTTTATTTTGATGAGCCTAGACTATCAAATCTTGAGGAGGTTCGTCTATCCTGCTTACATATTTGGCCTCATTATTCTGGTATTGGTGCTCATCCCGGGAATAGGCGAGGAGGTTGGTGGAGCAAGGAGATGGATAGACCTAGGCCCGGGTAGTTTTCAGCCCTCAGAGATAGCCAAATTTCTCCTAGTTCTATATCTAGCCCATTCTATCACTAAAAAAAAGGATAAGATGGACAGCTTTTCCGTGGGTTTTATATCGCACCTTCTGATAGCCGGGGCATATATATTGCTAATCCTTCTTGAACCAGACTTTGGCATGGTGGTAATACTCTTTACCATGCTCTTTGGCATGCTTTTTATCGGAGAAGTTAGGGTTGGTTACCTGATAGCTTCGGGGGTGATTTCCGTCATCCTCATGGTCTTGGCGGTGATGGACCAAAGCTACAGAATGAAGCGTATAATATCTTTCCTTAATCCCTGGGAGGATCCCCTGGGTTCCGGATACCAGGCGGTTCAGTCTTTCGTAGCCTTTGGCCTGGGTGGTATAGTAGGTACGGGACTGGGGGACAGCACCCAGAAGTTGTTTTTTCTTCCCCAGGCACATACCGATTTTATTTTTTCCATAATCGGCGAGGAGCTGGGTTTTATCGGTGTGCTCTCGATCATTGTCGCTTTTGGATTTCTGGTGGTCAGGAGTCTCCGGGTAGCACTGAAGGCACCGGACCTTTTCGGTTGCTACCTGGTATTTGGTTGTATAATGCTGGTCGCTCTTCAGGCCGGCATCAATATGGCTGTGGCCGTCGGACTTTTTCCGATCAAGGGACTCACTCTTCCTTTCATAAGCTACGGAGGGACATCGCTGGTGAGCAGTTTGGGGGCGATGGGAATAATACTGAGCGTATCAAGAAAGGGATTAAAATGA
- the murG gene encoding undecaprenyldiphospho-muramoylpentapeptide beta-N-acetylglucosaminyltransferase produces the protein MKVIIAGGGSGGHVFPAFSIAEEIRRRNPGHAVLFVGTKQGLEKKTHLPPGCELEYISSSGIMGKGVSKGLKAAVLAFKGLFESISIIKKFGPDVVLGVGGYVSGPVVFAALLLSVPTAICEQNSVPGVTNRILGRFAKKIFASFEESVKFFPRKKTMVVGNPVRSEILHGGKLNTAGKGLINILVFGGSQGARRLNLSVPKAFAILGRRDVAIIHQTGQNDMEDVKKTYEWYGIQAEVIPFIEDMAKAYGRADLVIGRAGAGTIAEVTALGKPSILVPYPFSAYNHQMENAMIMKNAGAAVVVEDEDAVPEKLAHVLNNLLKGDILKEMGIKARELGKPEAAKKIVDEVYKLAGVNINQE, from the coding sequence ATGAAAGTGATAATCGCTGGAGGAGGAAGCGGGGGGCATGTATTTCCAGCGTTCTCCATCGCCGAAGAGATTCGGAGAAGAAATCCAGGACACGCGGTTCTTTTCGTAGGAACAAAACAGGGGTTAGAAAAAAAAACCCATTTGCCCCCGGGTTGTGAGCTGGAGTATATAAGCTCGAGTGGAATAATGGGCAAAGGGGTATCTAAGGGCTTGAAAGCAGCCGTCCTGGCTTTTAAAGGCCTCTTCGAATCTATATCCATAATTAAAAAATTCGGCCCGGATGTAGTATTGGGTGTGGGGGGTTATGTATCCGGTCCGGTAGTTTTCGCCGCATTACTTCTCTCCGTACCCACTGCTATTTGTGAGCAGAACTCAGTACCCGGAGTTACAAATCGTATTCTAGGACGGTTCGCAAAAAAGATATTTGCTTCGTTTGAGGAAAGTGTTAAATTCTTTCCCAGAAAGAAAACTATGGTCGTTGGAAACCCGGTGAGAAGTGAGATATTGCACGGCGGCAAACTAAACACAGCGGGGAAGGGCCTGATTAACATTCTTGTTTTTGGTGGTAGCCAGGGGGCGCGTAGGCTCAATCTTTCGGTGCCTAAGGCATTTGCAATCTTAGGTCGACGTGATGTTGCGATAATTCATCAGACCGGACAAAACGATATGGAGGACGTAAAAAAAACATACGAGTGGTATGGCATCCAAGCGGAGGTAATACCTTTTATCGAGGATATGGCCAAGGCATATGGGCGAGCTGATTTGGTGATTGGAAGGGCTGGCGCGGGCACCATCGCCGAGGTTACAGCGCTGGGAAAACCTTCGATCCTTGTGCCTTATCCCTTTTCGGCGTACAATCATCAGATGGAGAATGCGATGATCATGAAGAACGCCGGAGCAGCAGTGGTTGTCGAAGACGAAGATGCAGTGCCGGAAAAATTGGCTCATGTTCTGAATAACCTGCTGAAAGGCGATATACTTAAAGAGATGGGAATCAAAGCGAGGGAACTGGGCAAGCCGGAAGCGGCAAAAAAAATCGTCGACGAGGTTTATAAACTGGCCGGAGTAAATATTAATCAAGAATGA
- the murC gene encoding UDP-N-acetylmuramate--L-alanine ligase, whose product MYGRIKEIHFIGIGGIGMSGIAEVLLNMGYSVTGSDLKRTEIIERLERLGASIYIGHAPENIKAPDVVVTSSAINKNNPEVLQAKSKKIPIIPRAEMLAELMRLKYGIAVAGSHGKTTTTSMISTVLDYGGFDPTIVVGGKVKTLGSNAHLGNGNFMVVEADESDGSFLMLSPVIAVVTNIDREHLDYYENIIHLQDAFSDFLNKIPFYGLAVLSADCPRVKSIIPNFRKRLVTYGFSPQADFRAEEVIVNGFETTFRVSYRDSFLGQVKLHVPGRHNAENALASFAVGMELGMSFERIRDGLAEFRGIDRRLQVKGEQKGVLIIDDYGHHPEEIRVTLRALRESFSRRLVVVFQPHRYTRTHLLFDDFVKVLKETDVLLILDIYAAGEAPIADVSSEKLAEAIKKAGHNGVFYVGKMDEAVDHALRILRPGDIVLTLGAGNVWTLGEKMMKEIS is encoded by the coding sequence ATGTACGGACGAATTAAGGAAATACATTTCATCGGCATAGGCGGAATAGGGATGAGCGGTATAGCCGAGGTTCTCCTGAACATGGGCTACAGTGTGACTGGCTCCGACCTTAAAAGAACGGAGATAATAGAGAGGTTGGAACGGCTCGGGGCATCGATATATATAGGCCATGCTCCGGAAAATATAAAGGCCCCCGATGTCGTGGTAACTTCTTCTGCTATAAACAAGAATAACCCGGAGGTTCTTCAGGCCAAATCGAAAAAGATACCGATAATTCCCAGGGCGGAGATGCTCGCCGAGCTGATGAGGCTAAAATATGGCATAGCCGTTGCCGGGAGCCATGGGAAGACTACCACCACGTCCATGATCTCCACCGTCCTGGATTATGGGGGCTTTGACCCGACTATCGTGGTCGGGGGTAAAGTGAAAACGCTGGGCAGTAACGCTCATCTTGGAAATGGAAATTTTATGGTGGTAGAGGCTGACGAGAGTGACGGCTCTTTTCTGATGCTTTCACCGGTGATAGCGGTGGTCACAAATATTGATAGAGAACATCTCGATTATTACGAGAATATAATCCATCTCCAGGATGCGTTCTCTGATTTTCTGAATAAGATACCGTTCTACGGGCTGGCCGTTCTCTCTGCAGACTGTCCCCGGGTTAAATCGATCATCCCCAATTTCAGGAAGAGGCTGGTTACATACGGGTTTTCGCCACAAGCGGATTTCCGGGCCGAAGAAGTTATAGTCAATGGATTTGAAACCACTTTCCGGGTTTCGTACCGGGATTCATTCTTAGGCCAAGTTAAGCTCCACGTTCCCGGTAGGCACAATGCGGAGAATGCGCTTGCCTCTTTTGCCGTGGGGATGGAGCTGGGTATGAGCTTCGAGCGCATAAGGGATGGACTGGCCGAGTTTAGAGGGATAGATAGGAGGCTTCAGGTAAAAGGAGAGCAGAAAGGTGTATTAATCATAGACGACTACGGGCATCATCCGGAAGAGATAAGGGTAACTTTAAGAGCGCTCAGAGAATCTTTCTCCAGGAGACTGGTGGTAGTTTTCCAGCCTCATAGATATACCAGAACTCATCTTCTATTCGATGATTTCGTGAAGGTTCTCAAGGAGACCGATGTGCTTTTAATTCTGGATATATATGCGGCAGGCGAAGCACCAATAGCCGATGTAAGTTCGGAGAAGCTGGCCGAAGCTATAAAAAAGGCCGGACATAACGGCGTGTTCTACGTGGGCAAAATGGATGAGGCCGTCGACCATGCTTTGAGAATATTAAGACCGGGGGATATTGTTCTGACCCTCGGTGCAGGAAATGTATGGACTTTGGGGGAGAAGATGATGAAGGAGATTTCATGA
- the murB gene encoding UDP-N-acetylmuramate dehydrogenase gives MDFGGEDDEGDFMTGIAEELSRIGCECVSGFSMSRYTSMRVGGNVELIVYPKSAEVLIKVLKMLSLLGIKSTVLGAGSNTIIDDEGIEGVVVSTKNMRGIQILENGKVLAEAGAVLGTILNKTIRVGLSGFEFVAGIPGTVGGGIFMNAGANDGEIKDVVEKVWVWVDGKEMVLFRDEIEFEYRKCHIPEGSVVTRALFGLKPGRSDESEKRVKEYLDKRSKTQPITMSNSGSIFKNPPEIPAGKLLEELGFKGFSIGGARFSELHANFIVNWRNAKASDVIRLIELAKKEALSRRGIDLETEVKIIRK, from the coding sequence ATGGACTTTGGGGGAGAAGATGATGAAGGAGATTTCATGACCGGGATTGCCGAGGAGTTGAGTAGAATCGGATGTGAATGCGTGTCTGGGTTTTCCATGAGCCGTTATACCTCCATGCGGGTAGGAGGCAACGTGGAATTGATAGTTTATCCCAAGAGCGCAGAAGTCCTGATTAAAGTTCTTAAGATGCTTTCTCTCCTAGGTATAAAGTCTACTGTTCTTGGGGCCGGGTCTAATACGATCATAGACGATGAGGGAATAGAGGGGGTAGTGGTCAGTACGAAAAACATGCGCGGTATTCAAATTCTGGAGAACGGAAAGGTTCTGGCCGAGGCCGGGGCGGTGCTCGGAACTATATTAAACAAAACCATCCGGGTGGGACTTAGCGGGTTTGAGTTTGTGGCCGGTATTCCCGGCACGGTGGGCGGCGGCATCTTCATGAATGCTGGTGCGAACGACGGCGAGATAAAGGATGTAGTAGAAAAGGTCTGGGTCTGGGTAGATGGCAAAGAGATGGTCCTTTTCAGGGACGAGATAGAATTCGAGTATAGAAAGTGCCATATTCCCGAAGGGAGCGTCGTGACCAGGGCGCTTTTCGGACTAAAGCCTGGCCGAAGCGATGAAAGCGAGAAAAGGGTCAAAGAATACCTGGATAAGAGAAGTAAAACACAGCCTATAACCATGTCTAATTCCGGGTCTATATTCAAAAACCCTCCGGAGATTCCCGCCGGTAAGCTTTTAGAAGAGCTGGGGTTCAAAGGATTCTCCATCGGCGGAGCAAGATTTTCCGAGCTTCACGCAAACTTCATCGTCAACTGGAGAAACGCCAAGGCATCCGACGTCATAAGGCTGATAGAATTGGCAAAGAAAGAGGCTTTATCCAGAAGGGGTATAGACTTGGAGACAGAGGTCAAAATTATCAGGAAATAG
- a CDS encoding FtsQ-type POTRA domain-containing protein, with amino-acid sequence MRRARFYLSTLFLLISVLVITYLSASYFSFFTIKEIQITGAKRVSRKEIMKRSGLIAGKTNILFLDSKVIKEIANNNWITSVRIRRELPQKVIIEVEEAEPFCIFVAEDSSLYYMTESGKKLGTANFDQGLDFPVLIGDGIWKPDLLGDALTILKLSQKSSALNWVEISEVNLDSIYGITIFTNDGRRVDFGMNNIERKWSKVEKIIKHVRSMNLAEEYINITSEKNGIVSFKI; translated from the coding sequence TTGAGACGAGCGCGATTTTATCTTTCCACTCTCTTTTTACTCATATCTGTCTTGGTAATTACCTATTTATCCGCTTCTTATTTTTCCTTCTTTACTATAAAGGAAATCCAGATAACCGGAGCTAAACGAGTTTCCCGAAAAGAGATCATGAAGAGGTCCGGGTTAATAGCTGGGAAAACCAATATTCTCTTTCTCGACAGCAAAGTGATTAAGGAGATCGCCAATAATAATTGGATAACCAGCGTTCGAATAAGAAGGGAGTTGCCCCAAAAAGTGATAATCGAAGTGGAAGAAGCTGAACCATTTTGTATATTCGTGGCCGAAGATAGCTCTCTTTACTATATGACTGAATCAGGAAAAAAATTGGGCACGGCAAATTTTGATCAGGGACTTGATTTTCCCGTTCTTATAGGTGATGGTATATGGAAACCTGACCTGTTGGGTGACGCTTTGACTATCCTCAAACTTTCCCAGAAGAGCAGCGCCCTTAATTGGGTAGAAATCTCGGAAGTAAATCTAGACTCAATTTATGGAATTACCATATTCACTAACGACGGCCGACGTGTAGATTTTGGAATGAACAACATCGAACGCAAGTGGTCGAAGGTGGAAAAAATAATCAAGCATGTACGTAGCATGAACTTAGCTGAGGAATACATAAACATAACTTCGGAAAAAAATGGGATAGTTAGTTTCAAGATCTGA
- the ftsA gene encoding cell division protein FtsA, whose amino-acid sequence MGREPNLIIGLDIGTTKVCAIVAEANSPDEVDVIGIGTHPSYGLKRGVVVNIENTVQSIKQAVEEAEHMAGCEIRTVFVGIAGGHIKGISGHGMITLRNREVARRDVDRVIESANALLIPADREIIHVIPQEFIVDGQGGIKDPVGIYGIKLETKVHIVTGQVTAAQNLVKCIHRAGMDVADIVLEQLASSEAVLTPDEKEIGVVLIDCGGGTTDIAIFSGGSIRYTENLTLGGDHIDRDISLGFSTPLAEARKLKEKYGVALAEHVYTDEKIEVTSVGGRRPRNISRKDLALIIEPRMEEIFSLVRREITNSGYRDLVPAGAVITGGTVIMDGTVELAEKILGIPVRRGVPNGIGGLSDIIANPVYSTGVGLVLYGARYKGDKKIRIRDENVFKKVFDSMKNWFREFF is encoded by the coding sequence ATGGGTAGAGAACCTAACCTGATTATCGGACTGGATATAGGCACTACCAAGGTGTGTGCGATAGTGGCAGAGGCCAACTCGCCGGACGAGGTGGATGTTATCGGTATAGGCACGCATCCCTCCTATGGTCTTAAAAGGGGGGTGGTTGTTAACATCGAGAATACTGTACAATCCATAAAACAGGCGGTGGAAGAGGCTGAGCACATGGCCGGCTGTGAGATAAGAACGGTTTTTGTGGGTATTGCCGGAGGGCACATAAAAGGGATAAGCGGCCATGGCATGATCACACTCAGAAACCGAGAAGTGGCCAGGCGTGATGTTGACCGTGTTATCGAATCGGCAAACGCCCTCTTAATACCAGCGGATAGGGAAATCATTCACGTCATTCCCCAGGAATTCATAGTGGATGGCCAGGGTGGAATCAAGGACCCGGTGGGGATATACGGGATAAAGTTGGAGACTAAGGTACATATAGTTACCGGGCAGGTTACTGCAGCGCAGAACCTGGTGAAGTGTATACACCGTGCCGGAATGGATGTAGCCGATATCGTCTTGGAACAGTTGGCGTCGAGCGAGGCTGTACTTACTCCGGATGAGAAGGAAATAGGAGTGGTTCTAATTGACTGCGGAGGCGGGACGACGGACATAGCCATATTTTCCGGGGGCAGTATAAGGTATACAGAAAATTTAACACTAGGAGGTGATCACATAGACAGGGATATCTCTCTCGGGTTTTCCACCCCTTTGGCCGAAGCAAGAAAGCTCAAGGAGAAATACGGCGTGGCCCTGGCCGAGCATGTCTATACAGACGAAAAAATCGAGGTGACCAGTGTTGGTGGAAGACGCCCGAGAAATATCAGCCGAAAGGACCTGGCGCTTATAATTGAACCAAGAATGGAGGAAATCTTTAGTCTGGTACGGAGGGAAATAACCAACTCCGGGTATAGGGACCTGGTCCCGGCGGGCGCGGTGATTACCGGTGGCACTGTGATAATGGACGGCACGGTAGAGCTTGCGGAAAAGATACTGGGCATACCGGTAAGAAGGGGAGTTCCCAACGGGATAGGTGGCTTGAGCGATATCATAGCCAACCCGGTTTATTCCACCGGAGTGGGACTCGTTCTTTACGGAGCAAGATATAAGGGAGACAAAAAGATCAGGATCAGAGATGAAAACGTTTTTAAAAAAGTATTCGACAGCATGAAGAACTGGTTTCGAGAGTTTTTTTGA
- the ftsZ gene encoding cell division protein FtsZ, whose protein sequence is MANFELEDNSLEQKAKIKVIGVGGAGGNAVNTMIERGLSGVDFIVTNTDAQDLKKSRAATKIQIGSRSTKGLGSGGNPQLGREAAIEDQAKISEALEGADMVFITAGMGGGTGTGASPIVAQATKEMGILTVGVVTRPFSFEGPRRNKQALNGIENLEKEVDTLIIIPNDRLATVQKISILEAFKRADEVLHQAVRGISDIITGTGYINVDFADVKAIMGENGGKALMGTGYAEGNNRGIEAAETAITSPLLEDVSIDGARGILLNVTASPDFGIEELNDACNYIKERAHEDVNLIFGLVFDEAMKNSVRITVIATGIQGTRESINKIVTKIPSDVVGDEFEIPAFIRRRNIREGK, encoded by the coding sequence ATGGCAAATTTTGAACTAGAGGATAATTCATTGGAACAAAAAGCAAAAATAAAAGTCATAGGGGTCGGAGGTGCAGGAGGAAACGCAGTTAATACCATGATCGAAAGGGGGCTTTCCGGTGTAGACTTCATCGTCACAAATACGGATGCTCAGGATTTGAAGAAATCGCGTGCTGCGACCAAAATACAAATCGGCTCGCGGTCTACGAAAGGTCTTGGGTCCGGTGGCAACCCCCAATTGGGAAGGGAAGCGGCTATAGAAGACCAGGCCAAGATATCCGAAGCTTTAGAAGGAGCGGACATGGTTTTCATAACTGCTGGAATGGGGGGCGGCACCGGTACTGGTGCTTCGCCGATAGTGGCGCAGGCAACAAAGGAAATGGGCATACTCACAGTCGGAGTCGTAACCAGGCCCTTTAGCTTTGAAGGTCCCAGGAGGAACAAACAAGCACTTAATGGAATCGAGAATCTGGAGAAAGAGGTAGACACCCTCATCATCATACCAAACGACCGTCTGGCCACCGTGCAAAAAATAAGCATTCTCGAGGCCTTTAAAAGGGCAGACGAGGTTCTTCATCAGGCAGTGAGGGGTATCTCGGACATTATTACCGGGACGGGATACATCAACGTGGACTTTGCCGACGTCAAGGCCATCATGGGTGAAAACGGGGGGAAGGCGCTCATGGGAACCGGTTATGCCGAGGGAAACAACCGAGGGATAGAAGCGGCAGAAACGGCGATTACCAGCCCTCTACTCGAGGACGTATCGATCGATGGGGCGAGGGGAATCCTGTTGAATGTAACCGCTTCACCCGACTTTGGGATAGAAGAGCTAAACGACGCCTGCAATTACATCAAGGAACGGGCACACGAAGATGTCAACCTCATCTTCGGCCTGGTGTTTGACGAAGCGATGAAAAATTCGGTACGCATCACGGTGATCGCTACCGGCATTCAGGGTACTAGGGAGAGTATAAACAAGATAGTAACTAAAATCCCCTCGGATGTAGTGGGGGATGAGTTTGAAATACCCGCTTTTATAAGAAGGCGAAATATTAGGGAAGGAAAGTAA
- a CDS encoding carbonic anhydrase: MSVIDEVLEANQEYAKGFKLGHLTIPPVRKLAIIACMDARLTVEELLGLKTGDAHIIRNAGGVVTEDALRSLIISHHLLGTHEFMIINHTDCGMLTFKDEELREKLEQVSETAVVSPNHFYTFNDLERNVRRQVQKVKSHPWIPKRIPVRGFIYDVKTGRLGEVQA, from the coding sequence ATGAGTGTTATCGATGAGGTTCTTGAGGCTAACCAGGAGTATGCAAAAGGTTTTAAGCTTGGCCACCTTACCATTCCGCCGGTGCGTAAGCTGGCGATTATTGCCTGTATGGATGCTCGGTTAACCGTCGAGGAACTATTGGGCCTTAAAACCGGAGACGCGCACATAATCCGAAACGCCGGGGGGGTCGTCACTGAAGATGCACTAAGGTCGTTGATTATTTCTCACCATCTCCTAGGTACTCACGAGTTTATGATCATAAATCATACCGACTGCGGAATGTTGACTTTCAAAGATGAGGAGCTTAGGGAGAAGCTTGAGCAGGTATCGGAGACTGCTGTCGTATCCCCAAATCATTTTTATACGTTCAATGACTTAGAAAGAAACGTCAGACGTCAAGTACAAAAGGTTAAATCCCATCCCTGGATTCCCAAACGAATCCCGGTAAGGGGTTTCATCTACGACGTAAAAACCGGCAGGCTAGGAGAGGTTCAAGCTTAA
- the rsfS gene encoding ribosome silencing factor produces the protein MLYPGKKTLCKGGTSIKPREKAIALAQAAWEKNAQDTVLLDMKTLTDVTDYFIICSADSDRGVKTIVDNIEKKLKELGLKIMGIEGYTEGRWVLIDTSDVIIHVFYDPVRRFYDLEGLWIDAPRIKLAFEDGFSRQHKKRQEDYA, from the coding sequence ATCCTATATCCAGGCAAAAAAACTTTATGTAAAGGAGGAACATCTATAAAGCCTAGAGAAAAAGCCATCGCCCTGGCCCAAGCCGCCTGGGAAAAAAATGCCCAGGACACGGTATTGCTCGACATGAAGACGCTTACCGACGTCACCGATTATTTCATAATTTGTAGCGCTGACTCAGACCGGGGAGTAAAAACAATCGTAGACAATATAGAAAAAAAACTAAAGGAACTGGGACTTAAAATTATGGGGATCGAGGGGTATACCGAAGGCAGGTGGGTCTTAATAGATACATCAGACGTCATAATACATGTGTTTTATGACCCGGTCAGAAGATTTTACGACCTCGAAGGCCTCTGGATCGATGCCCCCCGAATCAAGCTTGCCTTTGAAGATGGATTTTCCAGACAACACAAAAAAAGGCAAGAAGATTACGCTTAA
- the nadD gene encoding nicotinate-nucleotide adenylyltransferase, whose protein sequence is MKKNHRKIGLFGGTFNPVHLGHLRAAEEIREVLGFDLVYFIPAYIPPHKEASDIISVADRLEMLELATRGNPFFKVSDVELKRGGQSYTIDTLEYFSSTFPDIELYFILGTDLFSQIDTWKDYKRLFETSNFAVIIRPGFYEDISSMFPLALKDEFRYYKKENGLTTYLHKSSKMLQLVEINGFQVSSSRIRDLIKGCKSIKYLVPGEVESYIQAKKLYVKEEHL, encoded by the coding sequence ATGAAAAAGAATCACCGGAAGATAGGCCTCTTTGGTGGAACCTTTAACCCTGTACACCTAGGCCATCTTCGGGCGGCGGAAGAAATAAGGGAGGTTCTTGGGTTTGATTTGGTTTATTTTATACCGGCATACATCCCCCCCCACAAAGAGGCTTCGGACATTATCTCCGTGGCAGACCGTCTAGAAATGCTCGAGCTAGCCACCCGGGGAAACCCCTTTTTTAAGGTCTCGGATGTCGAGTTGAAACGGGGAGGCCAGTCATACACCATAGATACCCTTGAATACTTTTCTTCTACTTTCCCCGATATTGAGCTCTATTTTATCCTGGGTACAGACCTCTTCTCGCAGATAGACACCTGGAAAGATTACAAAAGACTGTTCGAAACCTCGAATTTTGCAGTGATTATCCGGCCCGGTTTTTACGAAGATATCTCCTCGATGTTTCCACTTGCGTTAAAAGACGAATTTCGATATTATAAAAAAGAGAACGGCTTGACCACTTATCTACATAAAAGCTCCAAGATGCTGCAACTGGTAGAGATAAACGGATTCCAAGTATCCTCATCCCGGATAAGAGACCTAATCAAAGGATGCAAATCCATAAAGTACCTGGTCCCAGGTGAGGTCGAATCCTATATCCAGGCAAAAAAACTTTATGTAAAGGAGGAACATCTATAA